One Fuerstiella marisgermanici DNA window includes the following coding sequences:
- a CDS encoding tyrosine-type recombinase/integrase: protein MIYGNLPDSAVRLEVVYYHFFYHLLWGNRTMSKRIPGYLHHKPTGQARVRLNGKDHYLGPYGSDESRRRYDELIAEYLKQKHKASRIERLESPQMSVAHLCIAYMKFAKGYYRKNGKETSEIAALKMMLKPLASTFGRLRVSEFGPVELKEFRETLVDAQHVRKSINTGIGRIKRMFKWGVENELVPPDVHAAVNAVSGLRFGRSRAKEGTKVEPVPDDDIEAIREFVTRPVWGLIQIQLATGMRPGEARIMRMCDIDRSGDVWEYRPQTHKTEHHGRSRQVFIGPLGQAVLNPFLLADANRYLFSPADARKEFDAARREARTSPMTPSQAARTRKENPKRKPNEFYRADSYAQAIRKACEAAGVPAWSPNRLRHNAATVFRKRFDIDTVRTILGHASGFTTEIYAELDTEKAKAVMGKVG, encoded by the coding sequence GTGATTTACGGTAACCTGCCCGACTCGGCAGTGCGGCTTGAAGTGGTCTACTACCACTTTTTCTACCACCTTTTGTGGGGGAACCGCACGATGTCGAAACGAATTCCCGGCTATTTGCATCACAAGCCGACCGGACAGGCCAGAGTCCGGCTCAACGGCAAAGATCATTACCTCGGGCCGTACGGCTCCGATGAATCCCGTCGTCGCTACGATGAGTTGATTGCCGAATATCTGAAACAAAAACACAAGGCGAGTCGTATTGAGCGGCTGGAATCGCCTCAGATGTCGGTTGCCCATCTCTGCATCGCCTATATGAAGTTCGCGAAGGGCTACTACCGGAAGAACGGTAAAGAGACGTCCGAAATTGCCGCTTTGAAAATGATGCTGAAGCCACTGGCCAGCACATTCGGGCGGTTGCGCGTGAGTGAATTCGGACCGGTCGAATTGAAAGAGTTCCGCGAAACGCTGGTCGATGCTCAACACGTCCGGAAGTCAATCAACACCGGAATCGGTCGCATCAAGCGGATGTTCAAGTGGGGCGTTGAGAACGAACTTGTTCCGCCCGATGTGCATGCGGCCGTGAATGCTGTTTCCGGGTTACGGTTCGGGCGGTCGCGAGCCAAGGAAGGAACGAAAGTTGAACCGGTTCCCGATGACGACATTGAAGCGATTCGGGAATTCGTGACGCGACCGGTCTGGGGATTGATCCAGATTCAACTGGCCACCGGCATGAGGCCTGGTGAAGCTCGCATCATGCGGATGTGTGACATCGACCGAAGTGGCGACGTCTGGGAATATCGGCCGCAGACCCACAAAACGGAACATCACGGACGAAGTCGACAGGTTTTTATCGGCCCGCTGGGTCAAGCCGTCCTAAACCCCTTCCTTCTGGCTGATGCCAACCGCTACCTGTTTTCGCCGGCGGACGCGCGTAAAGAATTCGATGCGGCACGTCGTGAAGCTCGCACGTCGCCGATGACGCCAAGTCAGGCGGCACGGACTCGGAAGGAGAACCCGAAACGAAAACCGAACGAGTTCTATCGGGCGGACAGTTACGCGCAGGCGATTCGCAAAGCTTGTGAAGCGGCCGGTGTGCCCGCCTGGAGTCCAAACCGGCTACGTCACAACGCGGCAACGGTGTTCCGCAAGCGGTTCGACATTGACACGGTTCGAACCATTCTGGGGCACGCCAGCGGCTTCACAACGGAAATCTATGCCGAACTGGATACGGAAAAAGCGAAAGCCGTGATGGGAAAGGTTGGGTGA
- the dusB gene encoding tRNA dihydrouridine synthase DusB gives MRHWSPVIKRAIPDVFKSSPNAVSTTDDTARTVVERPEFRGPVHYGSLQLSTRYLLSPLAGFTTLPFRRIVRNIGGVGLATTDLVNCRALLSQNERTMQMIETHPQDQPFAVQIFGSNPDFMVQAAQFLVERDVATIDINMGCPVNRIAGAGSGAGMMCDTTNTISLVQKIVEAVNIPVSVKMRLGWDDDNLTAPFFAREFEQVGVCAIAIHGRTREQGFSGSVSRPGIRKVVEAVENIPVVGNGDVRNVADAAQMIRETGCHAVSIGRAALANPWIFRQLDEWERTGSYAPAGTFEERLQLMVQQYEFLEERHPPERAIILFRKMAHWYLKGMKIRKKLRGDFQFVSTRSEFDAALERIRMEGPVGGNRTGVLTDCHIPVPSGPVDKW, from the coding sequence ATGCGCCATTGGAGCCCCGTCATCAAACGAGCCATTCCTGACGTCTTTAAGTCTTCCCCCAACGCCGTGTCGACGACGGACGACACAGCGCGCACGGTTGTGGAACGGCCTGAATTTCGAGGACCAGTGCACTACGGGTCGCTACAACTTTCGACGCGCTATCTGCTGTCACCGCTGGCCGGGTTCACCACGCTGCCGTTTCGCCGAATCGTCCGCAACATCGGCGGTGTCGGTTTGGCGACGACGGACCTCGTGAATTGCCGAGCTCTACTATCGCAAAACGAACGCACCATGCAGATGATCGAAACTCATCCGCAGGACCAGCCGTTCGCCGTGCAAATCTTCGGCAGCAATCCGGATTTCATGGTCCAGGCGGCTCAGTTTTTAGTCGAACGCGATGTCGCCACCATCGACATCAACATGGGCTGCCCCGTCAACCGCATCGCCGGCGCCGGATCCGGCGCAGGAATGATGTGCGACACCACAAACACGATTTCTCTGGTTCAAAAGATTGTCGAAGCCGTCAACATCCCCGTCAGCGTGAAGATGCGTCTGGGCTGGGACGACGACAACCTGACCGCTCCGTTTTTCGCTCGCGAATTCGAACAGGTCGGCGTCTGCGCCATCGCCATTCACGGCCGCACGCGAGAACAAGGCTTCAGCGGTTCGGTGTCACGCCCCGGGATCCGTAAGGTCGTCGAAGCCGTTGAGAACATCCCTGTGGTGGGCAATGGCGACGTTCGCAACGTGGCAGATGCGGCTCAGATGATCCGTGAAACCGGCTGTCATGCGGTGTCGATCGGTCGAGCGGCCCTGGCGAATCCGTGGATCTTCCGGCAGCTTGACGAATGGGAACGCACGGGCAGCTATGCACCGGCGGGCACCTTTGAAGAACGCCTGCAGTTAATGGTGCAGCAGTACGAATTTCTGGAAGAACGCCATCCGCCGGAACGAGCCATCATTTTGTTCCGCAAAATGGCTCACTGGTATCTGAAGGGCATGAAGATCCGCAAAAAGCTGCGAGGTGATTTCCAGTTCGTAAGCACGCGATCCGAATTCGACGCGGCTTTGGAACGAATCCGCATGGAAGGACCAGTCGGCGGAAACCGCACCGGAGTCCTCACCGACTGCCACATTCCGGTCCCCAGCGGCCCGGTCGACAAATGGTGA